TTCGTAACTTCCGAATATGAACATACAGAGATTCGCTACCGATTCCATGTTCATGTCCCCATACCTCATTCACGATCTCGTCGATTGATATCGGCTTTCCTGCTTTTTTGGTAAGTACGTTTAATAATTTACACTCCATACTAGTTAAAGGGATTCGCTCATCATTTACCCATACAGCATGATTGTCTTTATCAAACCAGATGTCTTGATTGATATAATAAAGGCTGTCGTTCATTTTTGGAGCCTTGCTCTTCGGTATGGAATAGTTGATATGGATCATAGTTGGCAATCCATGTTTTTGATTCCATTCCTTTAAGCGTACAAAATCGTCCTTCGTTAATGTATCCATATCCACAATGAGTGCTAAGCATGGCGTTTTTTTTGAAAGATCATAGGCTTGTTCCAAATCCATACTATGTACAACGTCAACGGATTTCTCATTTAAAGCCCATTTAAAGATATTCACTAGTGTTTGGTTATTTGTTTTTAAAACAATCCCCATCTCCGCCCTCCTATAACATGTTCAAACACCGTCATTCTACCACAAATTAGTTGTTATGGGA
The nucleotide sequence above comes from Desmospora profundinema. Encoded proteins:
- a CDS encoding winged helix-turn-helix domain-containing protein, translating into MGIVLKTNNQTLVNIFKWALNEKSVDVVHSMDLEQAYDLSKKTPCLALIVDMDTLTKDDFVRLKEWNQKHGLPTMIHINYSIPKSKAPKMNDSLYYINQDIWFDKDNHAVWVNDERIPLTSMECKLLNVLTKKAGKPISIDEIVNEVWGHEHGIGSESLYVHIRKLRKKIEADPSDPQIIVTCRGLGYQLVKGQEPHG